The following coding sequences are from one Panicum hallii strain FIL2 chromosome 5, PHallii_v3.1, whole genome shotgun sequence window:
- the LOC112893259 gene encoding receptor-like cytoplasmic kinase 176 isoform X1 yields MGNCWGTNQQQTSSSSRRVSAAASIIAAVAPRSEGDILQSANVRSFTFNELRTSTRNFRPDSVLGEGGFGFVFKGWIDEKTFAPARPGTGMVIAVKKLNQEGFQGHREWLAEVNYLGQLSHPNLVRLVGYCLEDEQRLLVYEFMPRGSLENHLFRRGSHFQPLSWNLRMKVALGAAKGLAFLHGEKAKVIYRDFKTSNVLLDSKYNAKLSDFGLAKDGPTGDKSHVSTRVMGTYGYAAPEYLATGHLTAKSDVYSFGVVLLELLSGRRALDKNRPSSEHNLVEWARPFLRNKRRIFRILDARLGGQYSLPGSQKAAALALQCLSGDSKNRPTMDQVVAALQQLQQHDDEDDDDDAAAAAKDTMEQQRGRLM; encoded by the exons ATGGGGAACTGCTGGGGCACCAACCAGCAGCAGACGTCCAGCAGCAGCCGCCGTGTCTCCGCCGCGGCATCCATCATCGCGGCGGTGGCGCCTCGCAGCGAGGGCGACATCCTCCAGTCCGCCAACGTCAGGAGCTTCACCTTCAACGAGCTGAGGACCTCCACCAGGAACTTCCGTCCCGACAGCGTCCTCGGCGAGGGGGGCTTCGGCTTCGTCTTCAAGGGATGGATCGATGAGAAGACCTTCGCCCCTGCCAGGCCCGGCACCGGCATGGTCATCGCCGTCAAGAAGCTCAACCAAGAAGGCTTCCAGGGCCACAGGGAATGGCTG GCTGAAGTGAATTACCTTGGCCAACTGTCGCACCCCAATCTTGTGAGGCTCGTAGGCTACTGCCTTGAAGATGAGCAGCGGCTTCTGGTCTACGAGTTCATGCCACGAGGAAGCTTGGAGAACCATCTCTTCAGGA GAGGTTCACATTTCCAGCCGCTCTCCTGGAATCTTCGAATGAAAGTCGCCCTAGGAGCCGCAAAGGGGCTTGCGTTTCTGCACGGCGAAAAGGCCAAAGTTATCTACCGAGATTTCAAGACATCCAATGTCCTTCTAGATTCG AAGTACAATGCGAAGCTGTCCGATTTCGGTTTGGCCAAGGACGGGCCAACCGGCGACAAGAGCCATGTGTCCACCAGAGTCATGGGGACCTATGGGTATGCTGCTCCTGAATATCTTGCAACAG GCCATCTGACTGCCAAGAGCGACGTGTACAGCTTCGGTGTGGTGCTCCTGGAGCTGCTGTCCGGGCGGCGCGCCCTGGACAAGAACCGGCCGTCCAGCGAGCACAACCTGGTGGAGTGGGCGCGGCCGTTCCTGCGCAACAAGCGCCGCATCTTCCGCATCCTGGACGCGCGGCTGGGCGGGCAGTACTCGCTGCCCGGCTcccagaaggcggcggcgctggcgctgcAGTGCCTCTCCGGCGACTCGAAGAACAGGCCCACCATGGACCaggtggtggcggcgctgcaGCAGCTCCAGCAACATGATGATgaggatgacgatgacgatgccgccgccgccgccaaggaCACCATGGAACAGCAAAGAGGACGACTGATGTAG
- the LOC112893257 gene encoding uncharacterized protein LOC112893257, which produces MAAAPPHVRAAPLARALRARASAAAAAAPPKPQSQANSRRALLGLSEPDLRQLALDLGQQSYRGRQLHDLLYKSRAKQIQEFNHVPKAFREALLGAGWTVGRSPVHHAVTASDGTTKILLKLEDNRLIETVGIPLDDDNKGSSRLTACVSSQVGCPLRCSFCATGKGGFARNLQPHEIVEQVLVIEEMFKHRVTNVVFMGMGEPMLNLKSVLEAHRCFNKELKIGQRMMTISTVGVPNTIKMLASHKLQSTLAVSLHAPNQKLRETIVPSAKSYPLGALMDDCKSYFLETGRRVSFEYTLLAGINDEKEHAEELADLLRTCGGGYHVNLIPYNPIEGSEYKRPYRKVVQAFVDALEARKITVSVRQTRGLDANAACGQLRNKFQKNPLLESSTSEPNLVPV; this is translated from the exons atggccgccgcgccgccgcacgtCCGCGCAGCCCCTCTCGCCCgcgccctccgcgcgcgcgcctccgccgccgctgccgccgcgccaccCAAGCCTCAGTCTCAGGCGAATTCCCGCCGCGCGCTGCTCGGCCTCTCCGAGCCTGACCTCCGCCAGCTCGCCCTCGACCTCGGCCAG CAAAGCTACAGGGGGAGGCAGCTGCACGACCTCCTCTACAAGTCCAGGGCCAAGCAAATCCAAGAATTCAACCACG TGCCCAAGGCGTTCCGGGAGGCTTTGCTCGGCGCTGGCTGGACCGTCGGCCGCTCGCCAGTGCACCATGCCGTGACCGCCTCGGATGGCACCACCAAG ATACTTCTCAAGTTGGAGGATAACCGGTTGATCGAGACAGTAGGGATTCCTCTCGATGACGACAACAAAGGATCTTCTAGGCTCACTGCCTGTGTTTCATCGCAG GTCGGCTGCCCCCTGCGTTGCTCATTTTGTGCCACGGGCAAGGGAGGGTTTGCGAGGAACCTTCAACCACATGAGATTGTTGAACAG GTGTTGGTCATCGAGGAGATGTTCAAACACAGGGTCACAAATGTTGTGTTCATGGGGATGGGTGAGCCCATGTTGAACCTCAAGTCAGTTCTGGAAGCACACCGATGTTTCAATAAG GAACTGAAAATTGGGCAAAGGATGATGACAATCTCCACAGTAGGTGTTCCAAACACAATAAAAATGCTAGCATCTCACAAGCTTCAGTCAACACTGGCAGTGAG CCTGCATGCCCCAAATCAGAAGCTACGGGAAACAATTGTTCCTAGCGCAAAGTCTTACCCCTTGGGAGCACTAATGGATGACTGCAAGAGTTACTTCCTCGAAACTGGACGCAGGGTATCCTTCGAGTACACTCTGCTAG CTGGGATCAATGATGAAAAGGAGCATGCTGAAGAACTTGCAGACCTGCTTCGTACATGTGGAGGTGGTTATCATGTGAACCTAATTCCCTATAACCCAATTGAAGGTTCTGAATACAAGAGGCCATACAGAAAAGTG GTTCAAGCGTTTGTTGATGCATTAGAAGCAAGGAAGATAACTGTCAGTGTTAGACAGACCCGGGGGCTAGATGCTAATGCAGCCTGTGGTCAGCTGAGAAATAAATTCCAGAAGAATCCGCTGCTTGAATCTTCAACCTCAGAGCCCAATCTCGTACCTGTATGA
- the LOC112893259 gene encoding receptor-like cytoplasmic kinase 176 isoform X2: protein MGNCWGTNQQQTSSSSRRVSAAASIIAAVAPRSEGDILQSANVRSFTFNELRTSTRNFRPDSVLGEGGFGFVFKGWIDEKTFAPARPGTGMVIAVKKLNQEGFQGHREWLAEVNYLGQLSHPNLVRLVGYCLEDEQRLLVYEFMPRGSLENHLFRRGSHFQPLSWNLRMKVALGAAKGLAFLHGEKAKVIYRDFKTSNVLLDSKYNAKLSDFGLAKDGPTGDKSHVSTRVMGTYGYAAPEYLATASVWCSWSCCPGGAPWTRTGRPASTTWWSGRGRSCATSAASSASWTRGWAGSTRCPAPRRRRRWRCSASPATRRTGPPWTRWWRRCSSSSNMMMRMTMTMPPPPPRTPWNSKEDD from the exons ATGGGGAACTGCTGGGGCACCAACCAGCAGCAGACGTCCAGCAGCAGCCGCCGTGTCTCCGCCGCGGCATCCATCATCGCGGCGGTGGCGCCTCGCAGCGAGGGCGACATCCTCCAGTCCGCCAACGTCAGGAGCTTCACCTTCAACGAGCTGAGGACCTCCACCAGGAACTTCCGTCCCGACAGCGTCCTCGGCGAGGGGGGCTTCGGCTTCGTCTTCAAGGGATGGATCGATGAGAAGACCTTCGCCCCTGCCAGGCCCGGCACCGGCATGGTCATCGCCGTCAAGAAGCTCAACCAAGAAGGCTTCCAGGGCCACAGGGAATGGCTG GCTGAAGTGAATTACCTTGGCCAACTGTCGCACCCCAATCTTGTGAGGCTCGTAGGCTACTGCCTTGAAGATGAGCAGCGGCTTCTGGTCTACGAGTTCATGCCACGAGGAAGCTTGGAGAACCATCTCTTCAGGA GAGGTTCACATTTCCAGCCGCTCTCCTGGAATCTTCGAATGAAAGTCGCCCTAGGAGCCGCAAAGGGGCTTGCGTTTCTGCACGGCGAAAAGGCCAAAGTTATCTACCGAGATTTCAAGACATCCAATGTCCTTCTAGATTCG AAGTACAATGCGAAGCTGTCCGATTTCGGTTTGGCCAAGGACGGGCCAACCGGCGACAAGAGCCATGTGTCCACCAGAGTCATGGGGACCTATGGGTATGCTGCTCCTGAATATCTTGCAACAG CTTCGGTGTGGTGCTCCTGGAGCTGCTGTCCGGGCGGCGCGCCCTGGACAAGAACCGGCCGTCCAGCGAGCACAACCTGGTGGAGTGGGCGCGGCCGTTCCTGCGCAACAAGCGCCGCATCTTCCGCATCCTGGACGCGCGGCTGGGCGGGCAGTACTCGCTGCCCGGCTcccagaaggcggcggcgctggcgctgcAGTGCCTCTCCGGCGACTCGAAGAACAGGCCCACCATGGACCaggtggtggcggcgctgcaGCAGCTCCAGCAACATGATGATgaggatgacgatgacgatgccgccgccgccgccaaggaCACCATGGAACAGCAAAGAGGACGACTGA